One stretch of Arachis duranensis cultivar V14167 chromosome 1, aradu.V14167.gnm2.J7QH, whole genome shotgun sequence DNA includes these proteins:
- the LOC107467813 gene encoding uncharacterized protein LOC107467813 isoform X2: MEEPIKEQPSAGNSGSLRPKLQRYALRSSIKSKEQKQPDALDRSNSSESNTKRGRITPNVSKSVGVLDFSGKEKSSSAKPPRRQSIPAKSVSTPGPKVVGSVTPISETRTKTQSRSQTPSSDISKTSSRIKFNLLTSASYWLNQIKLSENAAKHSLSFGFFKLALEAGCEPFQRIQDELKSYVQRNQLADLGEEVKELFGSYNIAENLEQLQLQSQSQVSESVPDGPRSSDDEVMATRKLKPKCLDTDSAHLTPVTATESTKKETNQKGTSGSRLRESLRMYSANSKSANIGNRRSVQKSEKQSKNQGKIEKGDVKKDGKKSDAEEVPSATEDNILGNKENMDVEANEGVSLTEEVV, translated from the exons ATGGAAGAACCAATCAAGGAACAACCCTCTG CGGGGAACTCTGGTTCTCTGAGGCCAAAGCTTCAGCGATACGCACTGCGTTCCTCTATCAAATCCAAGGAACAGAAGCAGCCAGATGCACTCGATCGCTCCAACTCTTCTGAATCTAACACTAAGAG AGGGAGAATCACTCCCAATGTGAGTAAAAGTGTTGGTGTTCTGGATTTCTCTGGGAAGGAAAAGTCCAGTAGTGCCAAACCGCCACGAAGGCAGTCTATTCCTGCGAAATCAGTGTCAACTCCGGGCCCAAAGGTGGTTGGCAGCGTCACCCCAATATCGGAGACGAGAACAAAGACTCAGAGCAGAAGCCAGACACCCTCTTCTGACATCTCCAAAACATCAAGCAgaatcaaattcaatcttctGACCTCGGCTTCATATTGGTTAAATCAGATCAAGCTCTCTGAAAATGCTGCCAAGCACTCACTCTCCTTTGGATTCTTCAAACTGGCCTTGGAGGCAGGATGTGAA CCTTTCCAGCGGATTCAAGATGAGCTGAAATCCTATGTACAACGAAATCAACTTGCtgatcttggagaagaagtgaaGGAATTGTTTGGAAGCTATAACATTGCAGAAAATCTAGAGCAATTGCAATTGCAATCACAATCACAGGTCTCCGAGTCTGTTCCAGATGGACCCAGATCATCTGATGATGAAGTGATGGCCACTAGAAAACTGAAACCGAAGTGCTTGGACACTGATTCTGCTCACCTCACTCCTGTTACTGCAACAGAATCAACCAAGAAGGAAACTAATCAAAAGGGCACTTCAGGATCCCGGTTGAGAGAGAGTCTCAGAATGTACTCTGCAAATTCAAAGTCTGCTAACATCGGAAACCGTAGATCAGTTCAGAAATCAGAGAAACAAAGTAAGAACCAAGGTAAAATAGAGAAGGGTGATGTGAAGAAAGATGGAAAGAAATCTGATGCTGAAGAAG TTCCTTCAGCTACGGAAGATAATATACTTggaaacaaagaaaacatg GATGTTGAGGCCAATGAAGGGGTCAGTTTGACAGAAGAAGTCGTGTAA
- the LOC107467813 gene encoding uncharacterized protein LOC107467813 isoform X1 — MEEPIKEQPSGGVSAGNSGSLRPKLQRYALRSSIKSKEQKQPDALDRSNSSESNTKRGRITPNVSKSVGVLDFSGKEKSSSAKPPRRQSIPAKSVSTPGPKVVGSVTPISETRTKTQSRSQTPSSDISKTSSRIKFNLLTSASYWLNQIKLSENAAKHSLSFGFFKLALEAGCEPFQRIQDELKSYVQRNQLADLGEEVKELFGSYNIAENLEQLQLQSQSQVSESVPDGPRSSDDEVMATRKLKPKCLDTDSAHLTPVTATESTKKETNQKGTSGSRLRESLRMYSANSKSANIGNRRSVQKSEKQSKNQGKIEKGDVKKDGKKSDAEEVPSATEDNILGNKENMDVEANEGVSLTEEVV; from the exons ATGGAAGAACCAATCAAGGAACAACCCTCTGGTGGTGTTTCTG CGGGGAACTCTGGTTCTCTGAGGCCAAAGCTTCAGCGATACGCACTGCGTTCCTCTATCAAATCCAAGGAACAGAAGCAGCCAGATGCACTCGATCGCTCCAACTCTTCTGAATCTAACACTAAGAG AGGGAGAATCACTCCCAATGTGAGTAAAAGTGTTGGTGTTCTGGATTTCTCTGGGAAGGAAAAGTCCAGTAGTGCCAAACCGCCACGAAGGCAGTCTATTCCTGCGAAATCAGTGTCAACTCCGGGCCCAAAGGTGGTTGGCAGCGTCACCCCAATATCGGAGACGAGAACAAAGACTCAGAGCAGAAGCCAGACACCCTCTTCTGACATCTCCAAAACATCAAGCAgaatcaaattcaatcttctGACCTCGGCTTCATATTGGTTAAATCAGATCAAGCTCTCTGAAAATGCTGCCAAGCACTCACTCTCCTTTGGATTCTTCAAACTGGCCTTGGAGGCAGGATGTGAA CCTTTCCAGCGGATTCAAGATGAGCTGAAATCCTATGTACAACGAAATCAACTTGCtgatcttggagaagaagtgaaGGAATTGTTTGGAAGCTATAACATTGCAGAAAATCTAGAGCAATTGCAATTGCAATCACAATCACAGGTCTCCGAGTCTGTTCCAGATGGACCCAGATCATCTGATGATGAAGTGATGGCCACTAGAAAACTGAAACCGAAGTGCTTGGACACTGATTCTGCTCACCTCACTCCTGTTACTGCAACAGAATCAACCAAGAAGGAAACTAATCAAAAGGGCACTTCAGGATCCCGGTTGAGAGAGAGTCTCAGAATGTACTCTGCAAATTCAAAGTCTGCTAACATCGGAAACCGTAGATCAGTTCAGAAATCAGAGAAACAAAGTAAGAACCAAGGTAAAATAGAGAAGGGTGATGTGAAGAAAGATGGAAAGAAATCTGATGCTGAAGAAG TTCCTTCAGCTACGGAAGATAATATACTTggaaacaaagaaaacatg GATGTTGAGGCCAATGAAGGGGTCAGTTTGACAGAAGAAGTCGTGTAA
- the LOC107467804 gene encoding ubiquitin-conjugating enzyme E2 2, which produces MSTPARKRLMRDFKRLQQDPPAGISGAPQDNNIMLWNAVIFGPDDTPWDGGTFKLTLQFTEDYPNKPPTVRFVSRMFHPNIYADGSICLDILQNQWSPIYDVAAILTSIQSLLCDPNPNSPANSEAARMFSENKREYNRRVREIVEQSWTAD; this is translated from the exons ATGTCGACTCCTGCGAGGAAGAGGCTGATGAGAGATTTTAAGAGGTTGCAACAGGATCCTCCTGCAGGAATCAGTGGTGCCCCTCAGGACAACAATATTATGTTATGGAATGCTGTAATATTTGG TCCAGATGATACTCCATGGGATGGAG GCACGTTTAAATTGACACTCCAATTTACGGAGGATTATCCAAACAAGCCACCAACCGTACGATTTGTATCTCGAATGTTTCATCCAAATA TTTATGCAGATGGGAGTATTTGTTTGGATATATTGCAAAACCAGTGGAGTCCTATATATGATGTAGCTGCTATACTCACTTCTATCCAG TCATTGCTTTGTGATCCCAACCCAAACTCGCCTGCAAACTCTGAAGCAGCTCGGATGTTTAGTGAGAACAAGCGTGAGTACAATCGAAGAGTGAGGGAAATAGTGGAGCAGAGCTGGACAGCCGACTAA
- the LOC107470612 gene encoding protein FAR1-RELATED SEQUENCE 5-like encodes MPAVRKDDEDLSPSRSFRYSVKVVQLRLANGDVSKKKFKLTVERAHIPREGRSSVWEMASCSRVVHEKGCGNGDDSDPDGEMATRAGDDEEKMLDIGVEEDECEGLIYKQSEGTTNTISNAGGVTAADVLKMKFNSPAEATIFYEEYSRAKGFAMRQGKKLKNKNGNFVRYTYLCNRQGFRDKKWLEKVDRKREHKVVIIVDGKREHKVVTRCGCPVEMRIKPKGDSGRWIVSLFVEEHNHELLPMMYVDYLPAHRKISDVDIAHMESMRQVGISIPKIYESIAAQAGGFNLVPFTKRDMYNEIRRQRAMQNGDVNAALRVLEGAARTDEKLYWRYEVGEGQHMCDLFWSDGRSQDDYKVFGDVLAFDATYGRNKYNLPVIVFSGVNHHN; translated from the exons ATGCCGGCGGTGAGGAAAGATGATGAAGACCTAAGTCCGTCCCGTTCATTTCG GTACAGTGTTAAGGTTGTGCAGCTTCGTTTAGCCAATGGTGATGTATCTAAAAAAAAG TTCAAGTTGACAGTAGAACGGGCACATATCCCACGTGAGGGAAGAAGTAGCGTTTGGGAGATGGCATCGTGTAGTAGAGTGGTTCATGAAAAGGGATGCGGGAATGGTGATGATTCGGATCCGGATGGTGAAATGGCTACAAGGGCGGGCGATGACGAG GAAAAAATGCTTGACATAGGAGTGGAAGAGGATGAGTGTGAGGGTTTAATTTATAAACAGAGTGAAGGCACTACCAACACGATATCTAATGCAGGAGGGGTTACTGCGGCAGATGTACTTAAGATGAAGTTCAATAGTCCAGCGGAAGCAACTATTTTCTATGAAGAGTATAGTAGGGCAAAGGGATTTGCGATGCGACAAGGgaagaagttgaaaaataagAATGGTAATTTTGTTCGTTACACGTATCTGTGTAATAGACAAGGGTTCAGAGACAAGAAGTGGCTAGAGAAGGTGGATCGCAAGAGGGAGCACAAGGTGGTGATCATTGTGGATGGGAAGAGGGAGCACAAGGTAGTGACTCGTTGCGGGTGTCCTGTGGAGATGCGTATTAAGCCTAAAGGGGATAGTGGGAGATGGATTGTGTCTCTTTTTGTGGAGGAACATAACCATGAGCTGCTGCCTATGATGTATGTGGACTATCTACCTGCACACCGTAAGATATCTGATGTTGATATTGCACACATGGAGAGCATGAGGCAAGTTGGGATATCAATTCCAAAGATCTATGAGTCCATTGCTGCACAGGCGGGAGGTTTTAATTTGGTTCCGTTTACAAAGCGAGATATGTACAACGAGATTAGGCGACAAAGGGCGATGCAGAATGGTGACGTGAATGCTGCGTTGAGGGTTTTGGAGGGTGCGGCCCGGACGGACGAGAAATTGTATTGGAGGTACGAGGTTGGTGAGGGGCAGCACATGTGCGATCTATTTTGGAGTGATGGGCGAAGCCAGGATGATTATAAAGTATTTGGAGATGTACTAGCATTCGATGCAACATACGGGCGGAACAAGTACAATCTGCCAGTAATTGTTTTTTCTGGGGTTAATCATCACAACTAG